In Parus major isolate Abel chromosome 3, Parus_major1.1, whole genome shotgun sequence, the following are encoded in one genomic region:
- the LOC107202491 gene encoding zinc finger protein 845-like, whose protein sequence is MRMEAGELQEAAEGMAQPAADSEPEVFEAVLPITVLVLSDEDFLQDDKDQEVPIPEVEQEFKLNNSLCIKNEAEPSNDSSSVGNWDANKIVSNEDNCITYSENKWLAESVCNTSKLSLSDGCGADMDKYGQNCMLPTLSCKTELPEIVKYSGGEDCGDNDGFQKIPPLLSSADGDRADTFETLVVVPKHEEEPVSIAGVLFDGSPENQPEIYKELEIIVKMEDPDSSKNGDNEIDYMKISKFEDETLNSLLEHGLKEEEKFTYNCSDPFLNGCSPTFEEHLEDVGKPDMNASTSAESNTTGENIYKTLPPFPERKYQQQKVVSSHASPEEFQSKQEGLKWLNDSVTITPLPKTSCFTKENERSSFKCRFCSSVYKCSAHLKKHIYSAHKDKKIHKCCFCKKTFFFSFNLKNHIKFHKKIARLQKARKNRISARKGRQKGSEDGESETKKKESKYHKFFIKIDRDFTSLDVPVRFSCRICFFASSNPRSFIHHMKGHKERPPYQCPQCDYSCSSLSYLLNHMYWHAGYKLYQCRFCTFFSLYFASMVRHSHVHTRDKPYSCELCQAAFTSTSGLERHRRIHTGTETCQGQQPDCLSGRKRTEKPPKNYTCEECNLVFYTKGHLSFHKRFHEQLKANGPMSQSNKYCKSKIHKTDGDSQGHVSHSLFGRENDCLGKGIMASEVEFEQADGVWDNEKIRPGKKFENSQGSNSLGVTGNRSEVPQTSYQMDTVTYKEEPFFKSGASLSRVQEDASFHNFVENLEDTCASSLNTFQTYRCQHCSYVTDVPNNFRLHLKIHTDERPFVCKECNEAFKTSNHLQKHSLLHVKNGQEFGSFHFVERCLENLELHREINGGTYPERDGLGFCRGIDSSLLGSEVCGVQQGVQRGPVNDVRTQSQPLLYQCTECSYATGFLNNLELHIRTHTGEKPYSCSVCQKKFRTSSHLKRHSLTHLTMGHFKCMGCDYSTSKWLSLKQHLASHTGEGTSSPGCLYEHKELPVKTYRCEECGYCTAHKGNLKLHMRIHTGEKPFQCGQCSLAFRTSSHLKRHLLTHLKLHCRRCKYSTTDKHAFQKHIKMHKKKYKCAKCNVVLPTRKILEKHKQQHNPGV, encoded by the exons ATGAGGATGGAGGcgggggagctgcaggaggccGCGGAGGGAATGGCGCAGCCGGCCGCAGACAGCG AGCCCGAAGTGTTTGAGGCAGTGCTGCCAATCACCGTTCTTGTGCTGAGCGATGAGGATTTTCTCCAGGATGATAAGGACCAGGAAGTGCCCATCCCCGAGGTGGAGCAGGAGTTTAAATTAAACAACAGCCTTTGCATAAAAAATGAAGCGGAGCCTTCAAACGACAGTAGCAGTGTAGGCAATTGGGACGCGAACAAGATTGTCTCAAATGAAGATAATTGTATTACGTACTCTGAGAATAAATGGTTAGCTGAGAGTGTGTGTAACACATCAAAACTATCTTTAAGTGATGGATGTGGTGCAGACATGGATAAATACGGTCAAAATTGCATGTTACCTACATTGTCTTGCAAAACAGAGCTTCCAGAGATAGTAAAATACAGTGGTGGAGAAGATTGTGGTGATAATGATGGCTTTCAGAAgattcctcctctcctctcctctgctgacGGTGACAGAGCTGACACTTTTGAGACATTGGTGGTGGTACCCAAACATGAAGAAGAACCTGTCAGTATTGCAGGGGTTCTTTTTGATGGCAGTCCAGAGAACCAACCAGAAATCTACAAGGAACTGGAGATAATTGTTAAAATGGAAG ATCCTGATTCCTCAAAGAATGGAGATAATGAAATTGATTAcatgaaaataagcaaatttgAAGATGAAACTCTGAATTCTCTTTTGGAACATGGCttgaaagaagaagagaaatttaCCTATAATTGTTCTGATCCATTTCTTAATGGATGTTCTCCTACTTTTGAGGAACATCTAGAGGATGTAGGGAAACCTGACATGAATGCTTCCACTTCTGCTGAATCAAATACCACCGGAGAGAATATTTACAAGACGTTACCACCATTCCCTGAGAGAAAATACCAACAACAAAAAGTTGTTTCTTCTCATGCAAGCCCAGAAGAGTTCCAGAGCAAGCAAGAAGGTTTAAAGTGGCTGAATGATAGTGTGACCATCACACCTCTTCCTAAAACATCTTGTTTTACAAAGGAGAATGAAAGATCAAGTTTCAAGTGCAGGTTTTGTAGTTCTGTGTATAAGTGCAGTGCACATctgaaaaaacatatttattcaGCTCATAAAgataagaaaatacataaatgctgcttttgtaaaaaaacttttttcttttctttcaatctCAAGAATCACATTAAATTTCATAAGAAGATTGCTAGGTTgcaaaaggcaagaaaaaatagaattagTGCTAGAAAAGGGAGGCAAAAAGGATCTGAAGATGGAGAATCTGAgactaagaaaaaagaaagtaaataccataaatttttcattaaaattgaCAGGGACTTTACATCTCTGGATGTGCCAGTTagattttcctgcagaatttgCTTCTTTGCTTCATCAAATCCTAGGAGTTTTATTCATCACATGAAGGGACACAAGGAAAGACCACCTTACCAGTGCCCTCAGTGTGATTACTCCTGCAGCAGCTTGTCCTACCTGTTAAATCACATGTACTGGCATGCTGGCTATAAGCTCTACCAGTGCAGGTTCTGCacctttttttcactgtattttgcAAGTATGGTGAGGCATAGCCATGTCCATACACGGGATAAACCATATTCctgtgagctgtgccaggcagcatTCACCAGCACCTCAGGGTTGGAGAGACACAGGAGGATacacacagggacagaaacGTGCCAAGGACAGCAACCCGACTGCCTGAGTGGGagaaagagaactgaaaaacCTCCAAAGAATTACACATGTGAAGAATGTAACCTGGTGTTCTACACTAAAGGACATCTCAGCTTTCACAAGAGATTTCATGAACAATTAAAGGCTAATGGTCCTATGAGTCAGAGCAATAAGTActgtaaaagcaaaatacacaaaactgATGGTGATTCTCAGGGCCACGTTTCTCACTCTCTTTTTGGTAGAGAAAATGATTGTCTGGGTAAGGGAATCATGGCTTCAGAAGTAGAGTTTGAGCAAGCAGATGGTGTGTGGGACAATGAAAAAATACGCCCtggaaagaaatttgaaaacagCCAAGGAAGCAACAGCCTGGGTGTTACTGGAAATAGGTCAGAAGTTCCTCAGACCTCTTACCAAATGGACACTGTCACTTACAAAGAGGAGCCTTTCTTCAAATCAGGGGCCTCTCTTTCACGAGTGCAAGAAGATGCTTCATTTCATAACTTTGTGGAAAACTTGGAGGATACATGTGCTTCCAGTTTAAATACATTCCAAACATATAGATGCCAGCACTGCAGTTATGTTACTGATGTTCCTAACAACTTCAGGCTGCACCTAAAGATACATACGGATGAAAGACCATTCGTGTGTAAAGAGTGCAATGAGGCATTTAAAACATCAAACCATTTGCAAAAACACAGCCTTCTTCATGTGAAAAATGGACAGGAGTTTGGAAGTTTCCACTTTGTAGAGAGGTGTTTGGAGAATCTTGAATTGCATCGTGAAATCAATGGAGGCACATACCCAGAAAgggatggtttgggtttctGCAGAGGCATAGACAGCTCCTTGCTTGGTTCAGAAGTCTGTGGAGTTCAGCAAGGTGTTCAGAGGGGCCCAGTAAATGATGTGCGAACACAAAGTCAACCACTGTTATATCAGTGTACAGAATGCAGCTACGCTACTGGCTTTTTGAACAACCTGGAACTCCACATCAGAACTCACACAGGTGAGAAGCCCTACAGCTGCAGCGTTTGTCAGAAGAAGTTCCGTACTTCCAGTCACCTGAAAAGGCACAGTCTCACCCATTTGACCATGGGCCATTTCAAGTGCATGGGCTGTGACTACTCAACCAGCAAATGGCTGTCCTTGAAGCAGCATCTGGCCTCACACACCGGGGAGGGCACTTCCTCTCCTGGCTGTCTCTACGAGCACAAGGAGCTGCCTGTCAAGACGTACAGGTGTGAAGAGTGTGGCTATTGCACAGCCCACAAAGGGAACCTGAAGCTCCACATGAGGATCCACACGGGGGAGAAGCCGTTCCAGTGCGGGCAGTGCTCCCTGGCTTTCCGCACCTCCAGCCACCTCAAACGCCACTTGCTGACTCACCTCAAGTTGCACTGCAGGAGGTGCAAGTATTCCACAACAGATAAACATGCTTTCcaaaagcatataaaaatgcacaaaaagaAGTACAAGTGTGCAAAGTGTAATGTGGTCCTGCCCACCAGAAAAATTCTGGAGAAGCATAAGCAGCAGCACAATCCTGGAGTGTGA
- the LOC107201757 gene encoding opsin-5-like, with the protein MEEQYISKLHPVVDYGAGVFLLIIAILTILGNSAVLATAVKRFSLLKSPELLTVNLAVADIGMALSMYPLAIASAWNHAWLGGDASCVYYALMGFLFGVCSMMTLCAMAVIRFLVTNSSKSNSNKITRNTVCILIAFIWLYSLLWAILPLVGWGYYGPEPFGISCTIAWSKFHNSSNGFSFILSMFLLCTVLPALTIVACYLGIAWKVHKAYQEIQNIDRIPNAAKLEKKLTLMAVLISVAFLSSWTPYAAASFWSIFNSSDSLQPVVTLLPCLFAKSSTAYNPFIYYVFSKTFRCEVKKLQCCCGWRVHYFSSDNSAENPVSTVWSGRDNVHLSAAAKVENPGASAP; encoded by the exons ATGGAGGAGCAGTACATTTCCAAACTCCACCCAGTAGTGGATTATGGAGCTGGGGTCTTTCTTCTAATCATAG CCATCCTGACAATCCTTGGGAATTCAGCCGTCCTTGCCACGGCTGTGAAACGCTTCTCCCTGCTGAAgtctccagagctgctgacagTGAACCTGGCAGTGGCAGACATTGGGATGGCCCTCAGCATGTACCCACTGGCCATTGCATCTGCCTGGAACCACGCCTGGCTGGGGGGAGATGCCTCCTGTGTTTACTATGCCCTGATGGGTTTCCTGTTTGGGGTCTGCAGCATGATGACCCTGTGTGCCATGGCCGTGATTCGATTCCTCGTCACCAACTCATCCAAATCCAACA GTAACAAAATCACCAGGAACACTGTCTGCATCCTGATTGCTTTTATCTGGCTCTACTCCTTGCTCTGGGCCATCCTGCCCTTGGTGGGCTGGGGCTACTACGGCCCTGAGCCCTTTGGCATCTCTTGTACAATAGCCTGGAGCAAGTTCCACAACTCCTCCAATGGTTTCTCCTTCATCCTGAGCATGTTCCTCCTGTGCACCGTCCTGCCTGCGCTGACCATTGTGGCTTGTTACTTGGGGATTGCCTGGAAGGTTCATAAAGCATACCAAGAGATCCAGAATATTGACAGGATCCCTAATGCAGCCAAACTGGAGAAGAAGCTGACCCTG ATGGCCGTGCTCATCTCAGTGGCGTTCCTGAGCTCCTGGACTCCCTATGCAGCCGCCAGCTTCTGGTCCATCTTCAACTCCAGCGACTCCCTGCAGCCCGTGGTGacgctgctgccctgcctgttTGCCAAGTCCTCCACGGCCTACAACCCTTTCATTTACTACGTCTTCAGCAAGACTTTCCGCTGCGAGGTTAagaagctgcagtgctgctgtggctggagggTTCACTACTTCAGCTCCGACAACTCCGCGGAGAACCCCGTGTCCACCGTGTGGAGCGGGAGGGACAACGTCCATCTGTCTGCGGCGGCCAAGGTGGAGAACCCGGGAGCTTCAGCTCCCTGA